ctgagcacagcaaaaagacacaaggtagttatactgcatcagcacagtttctcccaggcaaagatttcaaagcacactggggtttcaagatgtgctgttcaggTTTGTGgatgcatttctgcaaatggagttggggatttggcCAGGATCAATGTGgcctcaatgctgagaaatacagtcGGATACTTATTAATCATGCAATGCTATATATtttgcagcaggacaacgactccaaacatacagccaatgtcattaggaaccatcttcagtgtaaagaagaaaaaggaggacGTGATGgatccaagatgtttggaacaacctgcctGCTGAGTTCCCCccaaaactgtgtgcaagtgtaccaagaagaactgatgctgttttgaaggcaaagggtggtcacaccaaatattgatttgaatttTTCTTCTGTACACTAAGCCCACGCTCATTTCGCATTTTGTAAATTCCTAAGACCATTGCACAGTacggcatgtgtgtgtgtgtatatatatgcaCGTTAAATAGATAGATATCTGCAAGTCAATCAAGCAGTGTAGAAAGACCCTTCATGTGTGACGACGGCGTAAATGCTGCATGAGGGGAAAACAGTGCACTCACTTGGTGTTGAAGAACATTAGAGTTGTGAGCAGCGTTGAAGGAGAATGAGCTCCCAGCTGTTTACATTCCCACAGCATCTCCTCTGTCACATGACTGGGGATAACATAACCTGTTAGAGGAGGTCAAGAGCAGATTATGAAGACCTGGCGGTTTGGGTGGGCAACACAATTTATTAGTTTCAAGGAAAAACGTCATCAATTGGTCTGTAATGTTTGAGTAATGACAACTGCTATCAAATATTCTAGTACGAGTTCAGGGTTATCTAAAGACAAGATGCTTATAAACCAAATCTATACAATTGCTAGCTTCATCACCAAAATTCAAAGCTCAAGACTAAAACCTGCTTTCACTGCCAAACTGGTGAAACCTTCTTACAGTAATAtttataaatacagaaataaagatCTCTTGTTTGAGTTTAGCTTAATAATAGCTTGTGTTGGGCTAAACTTAATATAAATATCAGATGGGACTGAGATGGGGCAGAAACTTTGAATTGTAACACTTCCTAACTCTGTGGGTTTGTGTATTCACCATCAGGCACTGTATCTGGGACAGAACCAGTTGATCGAAAATTAATTTGACTGCTGAAGAACATGCATTGTATGTCCACACTGAGTTTGGTCGATAAGTTTTGTACACACCTAGCGGATGAACAGATGGTCTCCAAGGCTCCAGGATCTGGTGCAGACTGTGAGCGAAGCGAGTGTAGTATtggtctgagaaaacgtcaTCCACACGACCGTTATCAAACAGGTACTGCAGGGGGAAaccatcagagagagaaagatgtggTCAAACAATGTTTCCACATCAAATCTTAGTATGAGAAGAGATGGAATGGATGTTgagtggagagtgtgtgtgtgtttgtgagcacagTGAACTTACTTTTTGTATGCACAGAAATACATAGTAGAGAACATCAGCCTCATAAGACTCTCCCTCCAGCCCCCGAGCCTCTGTTGTCATCAAAGAGAGACCCATAGAGAGCTCAGCTACTGCACATGACACCAAGTCCTCTTGGAAACGCAGCACCTGGCGTCctacaacacacaaacacacaagttagGGGGTTGGCAGATGAAAACAGACAAGACATCATGGCAATACCAGTGTTTCCCCTAggtttacagcttttttttttgggggggggggggggggggggttcttttATGTACTTGGACCCTTGACCTTAAATGACAACAAAATTAACTTGACCTTCAAGGGGGGCGGGGGGCCGGGGCACCCCCCTAATATAATGGTAGGGGAAACACTGAATACAGTAACAAAATACTGCTTTAACACTATAATAAACACTGTGTATAAGCACTTACGGCCAATTGGGGCCAGTTTATTCTTGTCCGATTTATCCAACTCTGCGTTTTTCCGCTGAGCCCAAAGCCGCCACACGTCCAGCCCCTCCTCTGGCTTCAGAgtggcaggcagcagcagctcctgcaccTGCACCTGCTGCTGGCCTTGGCCGTCTACCTCCGCCACCACTGTCTGACCCTgcacagatacaaacactgTTACCTTGTGCAATCTAGAAATACACATCTATGGGCCATGATAAAAGACCAACACAGATCTGTGTTATTACCTGCAGCTGTTGTGCGTCCTGCCCTGACAGcccctgtgtgtgcagcacctGCTGCTGTGGATCCCAGATAAGAGACTGTGTAGTGTTGGAGTAGCCCTGTACTGCCACTGGGATGTGGAGGTTTCCATTCATCAGCTGGGCAGGAAACAGTGTGTTTGCAGCCAGTGTGTGCACCACTTCTTCTTGGCCTCCCATTCCTCCAGAGCTTGTTATGCTGGAAACAGCCTGTGCTGTCTGACTTTGGCTGGCAGGGATTTTCAACTTGTCATTTTCAACAGTCACTTGTGTTGGCATTGTGGTCATAGTTGTAGTGTTTGCACCCGCAACCTGCACTGTCCCATAGGCCTCCTGGGGGATGGCAATGTGCGTGACCTGCTCACGGCCTCCGGTTCCAGCAGGAGCAGAATAGACGGGGATAGTCCAGGTCTCCCCAGTGGGACTGGTGATAGTGCCTGTAGCACTGTAAAGGTGGGAGCTGTCCACAGTTAGGAGGTCTGGCCGCAGAGACACGTAACTTTGCTGCTGGCCCTGTCCCTGAGGGATAGCCAAGACTGTGGCAACTTGTTGGCCAGGCAGGGCATAGGACACAGTGATGGGCATGTCAACCTTGCGCTTCTTGGCTGGCTGGAGGACACCTGCTCCCTGGGATGTGGCAACGGTGGTTCCCAGTATCCTTCGCTCAAcattgtcctgctgctgggtggGAGAGAGGGCCCCCACTGTTTGGATTTGGATCTGCTGCCCTCCtgcaacagctgccaccagctGGGCTTGCagctaaaacacacaggagggagATAACTGGTAACTAAAATCAACCTTTTGCTGGTGACAAAACTTGCAGTTCTGCCATgatgttgtgcatgtgtgtacctgttggtgctgctcctctgtgagCTCCCCAGGCTGAATCAGCTGTGCAGTAGTCACGCCTTGAACTTGCTGATGAGAGCCAGAGGGCACTTGGAGGACCTGACCCAGCATCTGACCTTGATGCTGGCCCTGGATCTGCACCTGAAAATAGAGATATGGAGAAATTTAGCGGACCAAGGATTAAATGTTACGTGTTTGATtgattaaaacaacacaaaggtaTGACAAACCTGCACTATCTGTTGCTCTGTATTCTGTTGTACAACCTGCTGTTGAGATGTGGACTCCTGtatctgttgctgctgtggctggacctgcacctgcacctgcaTCAGAAGATACTGTCTGTCAGACAGCTTCACTTAAAAGGACAGAGCTCTTTAACAGATTGCTACGTGACCACTCAGTATGCGGACTTACAGGACAAGCCAGTTCCAACAATGACCCTGCCacctctgtgctgtctgtgtagATGCAGTTAGCCTCTTGTTGGTAGACCATagttgtggtggtggttgtaGTATCTCCAGTTTGCTGAGTGAACTCCTGTAGGGCATCTGGACCTTTGCTGGCCAAGGACTCCAAGAACTCCTTCATGCGATGTTGAGGGATGCTCCGAGCTTTCTGCCTCACAAGCTCCTCATAGGAGCCTGTGCCATCCAGGGAGTTATTCATTGCTGCTGACAGTGTCTTCTTCaatgggggtggtggtgggggttggATCTGAGGAGTGGCAAAATGCATTTAGGATTATTTCCAAATTACCTGCAGGCTCAGATACATTCCTTATTCGTATAAACAAAGACTGACCATGAATCGCATTGCAACAACACCGTGATGACACCTCAAACGCATTAGAACAGCAAAAAGATACcgattaaatttttttattaaattactaATACAGAGAGGAAATAAAGCAGCTGACATTTAGAGTGTTTACAAACTGACCTACAGATCACTGTCCATTGACAACACAGACGGATGGTAATACGAAAGGGTTAATCTTAGCTGACTGTGTGCGAGCAGGGACAAAAGCGCGGCCACTTTCCAAATCCAATGCAGTATTCAATGCAGCGAGGGGGACTGCAATTAACTTGCTAAATGCAACTAAATTAGGATTATGTGCACGGTGCGACGGGTCTGCAACAGTGCACCTAACAGCTGATTACACAACAAGCTAGGTTAGCCAGGTACACGGCTAACTATCCGCGTGTTGTTTGCAAATAAATCCAGCGACAGCTGTGTTTGGCGAAGGGTAAGAGTACAACCGAGAGTAATAACAGCAGTGCAATAGCTACGTTACAGACAATACACGAAAAAAAGCAATGGAAAGTGGGGTGACTCTCTTGTCGGTAACATTGTACCGACTGCATTTCTGTGGTGTCTTCAAAGCTAGCAGGCTAACTTTAGCAGGCGGGTTAGCTACCTCTCTTCCTCAACCGGGCCGAGGCTCGAGCCGCCCACTACCGCTTCTCTATCCTCGAAACGGCGCTCCTCTTCCAACGAGCAGGGCAGAAGGAGCTACCAATGTCTCTCTGCGGCAggtttattctttatttttcgTGATTTTCGTTGGATGACTGGctgtagtttttttctttttctgtaccACTCATATTTCGCTGGGCGCCATCTTACAACAGTTTCCTCAGACCAATAGGCAAGCGATTTGTAACTCCGCCGTGCTCTCGCGGTATTTCCACTACAGGATATCGCGATAACCAACGCTAGTAGGGTAGTCTGTTAAAGGCGACACACGCAGGCAAAGAGGCCGACCGGATCATCTAGATGTCAGTCCACCTTAAAACCCAGTTATACCAGACAGACGCTCCTAGTGGTTCACTGGCTTCTCAATCTTTTAAGGTGGTCCCAAACAGATGCGCTGAATATTTGGGTGGTGCTCAGGGGGCTCTGGGCAGTTGAGGGTTAATTCCCACGCATTACACTTCAGCGTGGTCTGCATTTTccattctgtgtttggagcaaaTATCTGCAGGAGTATTCACTCTAACGTTGAATTGCTTATTGGGAAAACTGGAGGAAATGTTACATTTCTAtcacaaacttttcttttacattCAAAATTCTGGCTTATGCACCAATGCACACCACCCTTTTTTACTGATAACAGTATCGGACAATACCAGTGTTGGTCCAATATTATTATCCTGTCAATATTTGCAGATTATGTTGCATAACACAACTGCTAAATCAGCCACAGACACCAATGTTGTTAAATACATTGACTTAAATGTTTCCTGCcatgattgtttttttaataacacGATATGGCTCGCGTAATCTTGTGCTCTTAGATTTAAAGGTTACATTACAGTGAAAGAATAGTCTACATGTagtgagatatatatatagttacCAATTATTGTTTCACAACCCTAGACTGAGTATTGTGTGAAGGCACCAGTAATTATCATAAAATCAAAGTATCATCACATACTCAGTCaaacatttgaatttcaaagtaaaatatgaTAGGAAGGAGAATATTGACATCAGCTTAAAAAACGTCATGTAATCAACACGGAGACCTTGCAGGTTTTTTGagtattatttatttgtgtctcCTGTCAAaaggacacacatgcacccatGTTAGtctccaaaaaaagaaaaccccctacaaaacatgatgttttgGCAGTGGCACACCACCTTTGTAAGAAAGTAATGTATGGCATTTGAGAGCATCTGCTATGTAACACCAGCGTAGAGCCAATATTAAATGAACACACTGTACAGGAGGTCGTTGCTGAAGAATGATCAAAGTTGCATATATCTGACAAAGAGGAAACCCTAAGTAAATGTGATTTCAGCTGATATAGAAAAAGAATCAACAGGACTCTGACACAGTCTGTCTCTTATGAAGAATGCACAGTTgacaatggaaaaataaaatttcaaatttcagtGAGACACACCCAAGAGAACTCCAGAACTCcaaaatgtatatattaaaGAATCTGATTTCATGTCAGCCTAAGTTGTCTGCGCCCTCGCTGGTATTACACATTAAGTGATGCAAACAATTCTGTCATGCATCTGTGGGCTCATGGGAAGCAGGAAGTGTAGCTTGATCTCCGTCAATCAGATCTTTCCCGGGTCTTCTTTGAGGGTGACTGTTCTGTTGAAGATGAGCTGCAGTAAAAGAAAGATTACAGTTACACATGCTCACATCATGCATGCGCCAACATGAGTAGATTACCATATGTATAATCTCAAATGTAGTAATATATAgtcaatatataatatagtaattatatacgtatatataaaGAGGTAATATAAAACACTAAGTTGCTTCGTCTTACTGTACCTTATCTGCGGTGGTGTCGGGATCCAGGGAGAAGTAGCCAACTCTCTCAAACTGGAATTTGTCGAAAGATTTTGCTCCTTTGACTGAG
This sequence is a window from Pempheris klunzingeri isolate RE-2024b chromosome 11, fPemKlu1.hap1, whole genome shotgun sequence. Protein-coding genes within it:
- the LOC139210245 gene encoding transcriptional regulator QRICH1-like — its product is MNNSLDGTGSYEELVRQKARSIPQHRMKEFLESLASKGPDALQEFTQQTGDTTTTTTTMVYQQEANCIYTDSTEVAGSLLELACPVQVQVQPQQQQIQESTSQQQVVQQNTEQQIVQVQIQGQHQGQMLGQVLQVPSGSHQQVQGVTTAQLIQPGELTEEQHQQLQAQLVAAVAGGQQIQIQTVGALSPTQQQDNVERRILGTTVATSQGAGVLQPAKKRKVDMPITVSYALPGQQVATVLAIPQGQGQQQSYVSLRPDLLTVDSSHLYSATGTITSPTGETWTIPVYSAPAGTGGREQVTHIAIPQEAYGTVQVAGANTTTMTTMPTQVTVENDKLKIPASQSQTAQAVSSITSSGGMGGQEEVVHTLAANTLFPAQLMNGNLHIPVAVQGYSNTTQSLIWDPQQQVLHTQGLSGQDAQQLQGQTVVAEVDGQGQQQVQVQELLLPATLKPEEGLDVWRLWAQRKNAELDKSDKNKLAPIGRRQVLRFQEDLVSCAVAELSMGLSLMTTEARGLEGESYEADVLYYVFLCIQKYLFDNGRVDDVFSDQYYTRFAHSLHQILEPWRPSVHPLGYVIPSHVTEEMLWECKQLGAHSPSTLLTTLMFFNTKYFHLRTVDQHLKVAFSKVLRHTRKSPNNPKDKSTSIRYLKSTERFIGQKVTDDMYSEQLEDPENPLRCPIKLYDFYLFKCPQSAKGRNDTFYLTPEPVVAPNSPIWYSTQAIPKEQLEQMLARILVIREIQEAINMSESVH